From Thermoplasmata archaeon, one genomic window encodes:
- a CDS encoding sugar ABC transporter permease, with translation MPATVLLIVLVVYPVLQTLALSFVGPSTGGFVGFDNYGNVLGRPETIDLRDTQVPFGTLINNLLWIAIHLPMTLFTGLFLALTLQKVRGASVVKSMVFLGMVTPLIVGGIILRYLFDEKSGIVPQLFGAIGIKSLAIQWTQYPSTLLFGLIFGSVWLWTGFSLIIYSAGLTTIPKDFFEAAQIDGASSWQMFRKITWPLLRPITLVVVTMTILWELKIFDIVRAATGPNGGVGNAADVLALQMWRYAFLRTNYPEAAVVATLLTGLTLLVASFMFHRMVVGPRGGRRPLGLLLRLVRFVGG, from the coding sequence GTGCCCGCGACGGTCCTCCTGATCGTCCTCGTCGTCTACCCGGTCCTCCAGACGCTCGCCCTGAGCTTTGTCGGCCCCAGCACCGGCGGATTCGTCGGCTTCGACAACTACGGGAACGTCCTCGGCCGGCCGGAGACGATCGACCTGAGAGACACACAGGTTCCCTTCGGGACCTTGATCAACAACCTCCTGTGGATCGCCATCCACCTCCCGATGACTCTGTTTACCGGGTTGTTCCTCGCCCTCACGCTCCAGAAGGTCCGGGGCGCGTCCGTCGTAAAGTCGATGGTGTTCCTCGGGATGGTCACGCCCCTCATTGTCGGCGGGATCATCCTGCGGTACCTGTTCGACGAGAAGTCCGGGATCGTCCCGCAGCTCTTCGGGGCCATCGGGATCAAATCTCTGGCGATTCAATGGACCCAATACCCGTCGACCTTGCTCTTCGGACTCATCTTCGGGTCCGTGTGGCTGTGGACGGGCTTTAGCCTGATCATCTACTCCGCCGGGCTCACGACGATCCCGAAGGACTTCTTCGAAGCGGCGCAGATCGACGGAGCATCCTCGTGGCAGATGTTCCGGAAGATCACGTGGCCGCTGCTGCGGCCGATCACCCTCGTCGTCGTGACGATGACCATCCTATGGGAGCTGAAGATCTTCGACATCGTTCGCGCCGCAACAGGCCCGAACGGCGGCGTGGGAAACGCGGCGGACGTGCTCGCCCTGCAGATGTGGCGGTACGCCTTCCTCAGGACAAACTACCCCGAGGCTGCGGTCGTCGCGACGCTCTTGACCGGGTTGACCCTCCTAGTAGCCTCGTTCATGTTCCACCGGATGGTCGTGGGCCCGCGGGGCGGCCGGAGGCCGCTGGGCCTCCTTCTGCGACTGGTCCGATTCGTAGGGGGATGA
- a CDS encoding ABC transporter substrate-binding protein has translation MAGLSSSGAPGGSTDYTPPRKMGRMLAVLIVLLVVTNAVTALTVYYVSTPTVTAPTLRVIGPWAGPEKAKFLPVLNLFHNQTGINYEYITTRQEDLQSVLPNWFAAGRAPADLIFMPSSFVKQYGAQGHAADLASTITQSNYVAGALDPLKDGSKLYGGAYTGKVKPGFWYNKSFFTASNLQAPTTFAGFEALLADIESRGLVTNQPIISGDGVGWPLSDVVEHFIATYGGPSMHRALMNGTLAWTDTRVHDIFANYLVPTLTPGVVCANGCWSAPRQWDTGVTEWWAGDYALYFMGSWITGMVPNPADIGVFSLPGGVSTQGIVFAADYFFVPKYATQLDSAKRLAAFLGSAAAQTQQVKVGGHIATVTGVPSSAYPPLDASIAALLTGKEVLSDLDDTKGGTFQTTFWAQLQALWADPSTLDTVLANIQAAA, from the coding sequence ATGGCTGGATTATCGAGTTCGGGTGCGCCTGGCGGGAGCACGGATTACACGCCGCCGCGGAAGATGGGCCGAATGCTTGCGGTCCTGATTGTGCTCCTGGTTGTGACCAACGCCGTCACGGCGCTGACCGTGTACTACGTGTCGACTCCGACCGTGACGGCACCGACGCTCCGCGTCATCGGTCCCTGGGCGGGCCCGGAAAAAGCCAAATTCCTGCCGGTCCTGAACCTGTTCCACAATCAGACGGGCATCAACTACGAATACATCACGACCCGGCAAGAGGATCTTCAATCGGTCCTGCCGAACTGGTTCGCCGCGGGCCGGGCCCCCGCCGATCTGATTTTCATGCCGAGTTCCTTCGTCAAGCAGTACGGAGCCCAAGGACACGCCGCGGACCTCGCGTCGACGATCACGCAGTCAAACTACGTGGCCGGCGCCTTGGACCCGCTCAAGGACGGCAGCAAGCTCTACGGCGGCGCGTACACGGGGAAGGTCAAGCCCGGTTTCTGGTACAACAAGTCGTTCTTCACGGCGAGCAACCTGCAAGCGCCGACGACCTTCGCCGGCTTCGAGGCCCTCTTGGCCGACATCGAGTCGCGCGGACTCGTGACGAACCAGCCGATCATCAGCGGCGATGGCGTGGGTTGGCCCCTCTCCGACGTCGTGGAGCACTTCATCGCGACGTACGGCGGGCCTAGCATGCACCGGGCGCTCATGAACGGAACGCTCGCCTGGACGGATACCCGGGTGCACGACATCTTCGCGAACTATCTCGTGCCGACCCTGACCCCGGGCGTCGTGTGCGCCAACGGCTGCTGGAGCGCTCCGCGGCAGTGGGACACCGGGGTGACGGAGTGGTGGGCCGGAGACTACGCCCTCTACTTCATGGGCAGCTGGATCACGGGGATGGTCCCCAACCCGGCGGACATAGGCGTGTTCTCTCTCCCGGGAGGCGTGAGCACGCAAGGGATCGTGTTCGCGGCGGACTACTTCTTCGTGCCGAAGTACGCGACGCAGCTCGACTCCGCGAAGCGGCTCGCCGCGTTCCTCGGCAGCGCCGCGGCGCAGACGCAGCAGGTGAAGGTCGGCGGGCACATCGCGACGGTCACCGGGGTGCCCTCGAGCGCATATCCGCCCTTGGATGCATCGATCGCGGCGCTCTTGACCGGCAAGGAAGTGCTCTCGGATCTCGACGACACGAAGGGAGGCACGTTCCAGACGACGTTCTGGGCGCAGCTCCAGGCGCTGTGGGCGGACCCGAGCACCCTCGACACCGTCCTCGCGAACATCCAAGCGGCCGCATGA
- a CDS encoding carbohydrate ABC transporter permease: MAVHAVAWGLGFLWLLPFLGVLMTAIRPVDEILHGWWVFDPFNPTAKNFVTVWTDPSTPMWRGIRNSFIVAIPSTVIPIFIASFAAYGFTRFRFPIRDYLFLTIVLFMAVPQQMVAVPIFLRMIELGLWDNWLGVILLHSSWAIPWILLFMRNFFQTLPAEVEEAARVDGASDLRIFLKIVLPMALPALAAVAVLQFMWVWNDFFFATILLFSPDKMVGTQLVPLLSDAGPYQRDQAILSAASMSVMIVPVVIFALLQRYYIRGMIGWTIKG; the protein is encoded by the coding sequence GTGGCGGTCCACGCCGTCGCCTGGGGCCTCGGATTCCTTTGGCTCCTTCCGTTCCTTGGGGTCCTGATGACTGCCATCCGTCCTGTGGACGAAATCCTGCACGGCTGGTGGGTCTTCGATCCGTTCAACCCGACCGCGAAGAACTTCGTCACCGTGTGGACCGACCCCTCGACTCCAATGTGGCGGGGCATCCGAAACTCGTTCATCGTCGCAATCCCGTCGACCGTCATCCCGATTTTCATCGCGTCCTTCGCGGCGTACGGCTTTACCCGATTCCGCTTCCCGATCCGCGACTACTTGTTCCTGACGATCGTCTTGTTCATGGCAGTCCCGCAGCAAATGGTCGCGGTGCCAATCTTCCTGCGGATGATCGAGTTGGGCCTATGGGACAACTGGCTCGGCGTCATCCTGCTCCATTCGAGCTGGGCGATTCCGTGGATTCTGCTCTTCATGCGGAACTTCTTTCAGACACTCCCCGCGGAGGTCGAGGAGGCGGCGCGGGTCGACGGAGCGTCCGACCTGCGGATTTTCCTGAAGATCGTCCTCCCGATGGCGCTGCCCGCCCTCGCGGCGGTGGCGGTGTTGCAATTCATGTGGGTCTGGAACGATTTCTTCTTCGCGACCATCCTCCTTTTCTCGCCGGACAAAATGGTCGGGACACAGCTCGTGCCTCTGCTGTCGGACGCCGGACCGTACCAGCGTGATCAAGCAATCCTCTCTGCGGCGTCGATGAGCGTGATGATCGTGCCGGTCGTAATCTTCGCCCTCCTGCAGCGGTACTACATCCGCGGGATGATTGGCTGGACGATCAAGGGCTAG
- the galT gene encoding galactose-1-phosphate uridylyltransferase: protein MPEIRKDYATDTWVVFSAARSRRPGAFRNAKASTPKEDCPFCVGHEAMTPPEVLAYRDRGRKDGPGWRVRCVPNMFPALEASGDVRRHEDGLFVSVDGVGAHEIIVESPDHDGHMSTLEDKQVAEVLRAYRDRYRALAADPRVRYVLIFKNHGERAGASLSHPHSQVVATPIVPLRILDEIEGARAHRASGAGSCLYCDVVAKEREARQRIVAEDERFVALSPYAARFPFETWILPKDHTGAFESIPDAHRLVLARFLRDILSRIDRILDDPSFNYYIHTVPREDDGALYHWHLEITPHLTETAGFERGSGFYINPVVPEDAAAILRGEVRWSEQAH from the coding sequence ATGCCGGAGATCCGGAAGGACTACGCGACGGACACGTGGGTCGTGTTCTCCGCCGCGCGCTCCCGCCGTCCGGGCGCGTTCCGAAACGCGAAAGCCTCGACGCCGAAGGAGGACTGTCCTTTTTGCGTCGGCCACGAGGCGATGACCCCGCCCGAGGTCCTTGCGTACCGGGACCGCGGCCGGAAGGACGGACCGGGGTGGCGCGTTCGGTGCGTACCGAACATGTTCCCTGCGCTCGAGGCTTCGGGGGATGTGCGGCGACACGAAGACGGTCTCTTCGTGAGCGTCGATGGCGTCGGGGCCCACGAGATCATCGTTGAGTCGCCGGACCACGACGGCCACATGTCGACCCTCGAGGACAAGCAGGTCGCAGAGGTCCTGCGGGCGTACCGGGACCGATATCGGGCCCTCGCCGCGGATCCGAGGGTCCGTTACGTCCTCATATTCAAGAACCACGGAGAGCGCGCGGGCGCATCGCTCTCTCATCCGCACTCCCAGGTCGTCGCGACCCCGATCGTGCCGCTTCGGATCCTGGACGAAATCGAGGGCGCCCGAGCGCACCGCGCCTCCGGCGCGGGTTCCTGCCTCTACTGCGACGTCGTCGCGAAAGAACGGGAAGCGCGTCAACGGATCGTCGCGGAGGACGAACGGTTTGTCGCGCTCTCTCCGTACGCCGCGCGGTTCCCCTTCGAGACGTGGATCCTGCCGAAAGACCACACCGGCGCATTCGAGTCGATCCCGGATGCCCATCGGCTCGTGCTCGCCCGGTTCCTGAGAGACATCTTGAGCCGGATAGACCGGATCCTCGACGACCCGTCGTTCAATTACTACATTCACACGGTCCCCCGGGAGGACGACGGTGCCTTGTATCACTGGCACCTCGAGATCACCCCGCATCTCACGGAGACCGCTGGCTTCGAACGCGGGAGCGGCTTCTACATCAATCCCGTCGTTCCCGAGGACGCCGCGGCTATCCTGCGAGGCGAGGTCCGGTGGAGCGAGCAGGCGCACTGA